CGTTTACGTTACATGCAAATATATAAAAATAGGCGTTGCTGACTATCTTTCCGTCGCGATATGAGGCTATTGTACTATCGGGAACCGGCTATAATCAGGTATATTACACAAGTAAACAAGAAAATATGTTATTCGGTATTTTTATTATATTTGCTAACATTGGCAAACGATGTTTCCAACACGTACATACATGCATACAAACAACAGAACAGCCAAAGCAAAATTGACAGTTATAAAATCCCGGGAAAATGAAAAAACTTATACGCTCACTGGCGTTCGTACTTGTTGCCTCCTTTGTTCTAACCGCTGTGCCTTGTAGTGGAACTATGCTAATTCGCAATTTCTCAAAAACTTCGTTTTCCTATTTTTGCAGTATTCCCGATGCCGGCCCATTTATTTCAAACCTGTCATACGACAGCATTACAAAAACTGGTGTCAAAGTCTTTTGGCAAACAGATGTGCCCGCGGATTCAAAAATTAAATGGATGGTGTCAGATTCAAATTATCAGCCCATACTGTTTACGGATTCGATTTATTATGCCGCGCAGATAACAAATCACGCGATAATTGTCACCAACCTTAAACCGGCCACTATCTACAAATACCAGATTGTTTCTCAAAATCCAGGTGGGACAGCTGTCGATTCAGGCTACTTTATTACACAATCCGAATCAACCGGTGCTACTCAGGTATATTTTAATACCACGGTCGATACTACCGTCAGTATTGGAGAAAATGCAAAGGGTAGCCAGCATTTTGAAACACTTCTGTTAAACAGGATCGACAGCGCGAAATATAGCATTGATATTACGTTGTGGGACTTTGACTATTATACATCCATTTCGAATGCACTGATCAATGCAAAAAATCGCGGAGTGAGCGTGCGGTTTGTTTATAATCACACCTCTAATACACCCTTGATCAATTCGCTGCTCGCGAATGGTATTCCAGTGCTGAAAAGAGAATATGATACGACCTTTTCAATGCATAACAAGTTCTGGATTTTTGATTACCGCTTTAATCATGATTCAGTCCATAAGTATTTGTGGACTGGTTCGGCAAACGTTTCTCATGCGCAGTTTCACACCTCCAGAAATAATGTTATCGTTATTCAGGATGAAGCGCTGTGTGCCGCATATACACGGGAATTTGAAGAAATGTGGGGTTCGCATACGAATTTGCCCGACTCGGCAAACGCCCGCTTCGGAGATCGGAAAGTTGATAATGTACCGCACATTTTTAATGTTGCAGGTGTTCGGATGGAAGTCTATTTTTCGCCTTCCGACAGCGTTTGCGCATTCCTCTCTGATCTGATTTTGACGAAGCCGCAGCAAAGTCTGTACTTCTGCATGTTGAAATTTCAATTGCCGGCAATCGAAAATGTGCTGCATGTAGATTTCAATAATGGAATCGAAATCAAAGGTGTGTTTGATTCAACAGATTCCAAGCTTGCCAATTCCGCGTATCCGCGCATGAAAGGCCTTCTGGTACCCAACACATGGAATCCCGCGGCTGACGTATTCATTGATACAATACCCGGACTGGTTCATCATAAATATATGATCATTGATGCCGACTTTCCGGGAGGGAATAAAATCACTTCAACGGGATCATTTAATTGGGAAACGCCTGCCAATATTGGAAATGATGAGAACTCAATTACAATATTCGATGCAAGGATCAACAACCTGTATTATCAGGAATTCATTAAGCGCTATCATGAATCGGGCGGGCTTCTGCTTACCAATATTCAAAATGAAAATAAGGTACAATTTCCGCGGCTTGGACAGAACTACCCCAACCCATTTGATCTGAATACCGACATAGACTATCAGGTCACAATGCCCGGTAATGTCAAAATTGTTGTTTATGACATTGTCGGCCATGAGGTTCAAACATTGGTAAACGAAGTACTGATGCCCGGAACGTATAAGACATCATTTGATGGTTCTTTATTACAGGACGGAGTATATTTTTATAAAATTTATTCCGGAGATTACTCAGAAGCAAAAAGAATGTTATTGCTAAAATAGCCGGTTATACTTATAAACAAACAGCGGATGAAAGTAGAATTTGCCAGACACCCTTTAGTACAATTCAAGCAATTCAGGATTTTTTTCACGGGCAGGATGTTGTCTTCTGTAGGAGATAAGTTCTTTACCATAACACTGGCCTGGTGGATTATTTCGCAAGGGCAGCAGGACAGCAAACTGCACCTTGGAATACTGATGGCGCTTAATGTCCTGCCAGCGGTATTGCTGGGTTCGGTAATGGGGACACTGGCCGACAGATTCAGTCGGAAAAAATGCATGCAGCTGGCAAATTTCATCAGATTTTCATTGATAACAGGATTAACGGTATTGTATTTCACCAATACCCTGAGCATGTCATTGCTATATGTTATGGTCTTTGCAATTTCAACCTTTGTACCGCTGTTTGAATCGTCGGCCCAGTCATCACTCAGAAACCTCTCGGATGAAGAATCAGTGTCGCAGGTGGTAGCATTGAATTCCACGTCAATATACCTGTCGAATATTCTGGGCGCCATGATGGGAGGAATTATGATAGCAACGATCGGTATCGGATGGGCACTTGCTTTTAATGCCGGATGTTATTTCTTTTCTTTTGTCCTGATGTCGTTCATACGGCTTGACAGCAAAAGCACGGCGCTTAAAGAGAAGTTTTCTGAGCAGCTAAAACAGGGCTTCAGGTTCCTGAAAATGAATAAGCCCATTCTTTACATGCTGTTGATCTTTGCTTCACTTAATCTTTTTGCTGCCCCGCTAACGCTGATCATCCCGATGATCGTAAAATTCGAGTTGAAGGAAACGGCGCACTGGCTTGCACTACTTGATGGATCATTTGCACTGGGAGCAGGCATCACAGCAATGATTCTCAGTTTTAGAAAATCATACAGCAGCATTTACCTCACTATTTTTCTCGCCTTATTTACCATGGGACTTTCTATGGTACTTGTGGGGCTTACGCCGATAAAATATGTGCTGATCGCAGAGTTCCTCGTGATCGGTTCAACGCTGGCCATAACCAATGCAATAGTAATTACACTATTTCAGCGTCATGTGCCAGATGCTATGAAGGGACGGTTCTTTTCACTTCAGGTGAGCATTGCTACAGCAGTCATTCCTCTTGCATATCTCCTGAATGGCCTGATGGCACAGAGCATGGCTGTTCAAACCATGCTTTTTATCAATGGAGGACTCACTGTGGTAGCCGCAATACCAATATTGTTTATCCCGAGAATCAGTAATAAATTATAAAATGAATGCCTGAACCGGCAGTATCGCATTATTGCCGGCGTTTTTAAAAACAAATTTCAAGAACATGGAAGACCTCCGCATATCCGCAAGAAACGATATCAGTCTGATAAAAGCAGTAATGGCTGGTGCCGTAGCCTATGCGCAAACTATTGGTTTTAGTGGGAAAGAGTGCAGCCACATCGAGTTGATCCTTGAAGAAGTGCTGAGCAATATCATCAAGTATGAGTATTTGCCGGGGCAACAAGGGCTCATCGAAACCGAAATGCAAACGACCACACTGGGCATCGGAATTACGCTCAAAACAACCGGTATCCCAATGGATACAGATGCTATAAAAACATTTGAGCATGTTAAAATTGAAGATATTCTGTATCACGATGCCCATGGCCTCGGGATGTTACTGATCAAGAACCTTGCTGACAATGTGGTTTATACCAACAAGGGCAAAGAAGGTCAGGCAATATGGATTGAAAAATACCTTCCGCACAAACACATCAATCACGATGAAGCCCTGCCGCCTGCACCTGAGGATCCCGTCGAGGAAGCCGCACGGGTAAATTTCTATATACGCAGAATTAAACCTGAGGAATCGCCCGTCATTTCACGGCTTGCTTATTATACCTATAACCTGACCTACATTTACGATCACATTTATTATCCCGAAAGGGTAAGGCAGCTGAATGAAAAGGGCGAGCTAATGAGTTATGTCGCCGTTAATACTGCCAATGAAGAGATAGTTGGTCATTGCGCCCTGATCAAAGATGACTTATCGGAGATGAGAGAAATGGCTGTAGCTTTCGTCAACCCGGCCTACCGGGGCTCAGGATGTTTGAAGGAATTGTCAAAATATCAGCTTGCTGAAATTGAGAAAATGGGTGCTGACGGTGTTTTTGTGCATGCCGTTACAACACACCCCTACTCGCAGAAAGCAGCCATGAGCATGGGTTTAGGAGAATCGGCGCTGTTCATTTCGCGTTTAACAGTGTTGAAGATGAATAAACTCAATACCGAAAATGAGAACCGGGAATCCCTGCTTTTTCAATGCAGCTTTTTTAAGACACGTCAGCACAAAAACGTTTTTGCGCCACCCCATCACCGCGATATGATCACGAAGATATTAAAGAATATAGGCGTTGATATTGAGCTTTGCGAAACTGCAGCTAAGCCCAATGGCAATGACAGTGAAATGAACAGTGCTATTGAGACAAAAAGCGATGCGTATTTGTGCGGACATATTTTTGTGAAGCAGTATGGTAATGACATTCAGAAGCGTATCAGCAAAACGCTGAAAGCTTATTGTGTCAGTCGGATAGAGACGGTATATCTGTACCTGCCGCTCGATAGCCCTGAAACAGCGCAACAGTGTAGTGCTTTTGAAGCCCTCGGATTTTTCTTTGGCGGGCTCCGGCCTGGAAATGATGGCTCAATATGGCTGCTGCTGCAATATCTCAATAACCAGAAATATGACTATGAATCCCTGCGCTTCTGCTCTCCATTCGGACAGGAGCTGATGGACTATATCCGGAATCTTGACCCTAATACCGAAAATGAATAAAAAATCTCAGTTATGAATTTCCCCAATATTGAAGCGCTTTGTAACAACCCGGAAGCATACGCATTCTCCGGCGAAAATGATCAGTTGTTCTTTGAGGCAATGAAAGAGAATTACCTGTTTCAATTCGAAAAGCAGCCATTCATCCGCTTTCTGGCCGAACGCGCAGGTTTTGGCCCGAAAATGTTAAAGAAATACGAGGACATTTTCAAAATCCCGACACTGTTTGTTGGAACGATGAAAACACACGCTTTCAAAAGTGTCGCTGACGAAAATATCGTGTTAACACTGACCAGTTCAGGAACAGCCGGACAAAAAACACAGACCTTTTTTGATGCACCCTCACTGGCCAGGCTCGAAAAACTTTCAGGCTTTGCGTTCGACAAAATTGGAATGGTAAGTCCAACTCCGGTTC
Above is a genomic segment from Bacteroidota bacterium containing:
- a CDS encoding phospholipase D-like domain-containing protein, coding for MKKLIRSLAFVLVASFVLTAVPCSGTMLIRNFSKTSFSYFCSIPDAGPFISNLSYDSITKTGVKVFWQTDVPADSKIKWMVSDSNYQPILFTDSIYYAAQITNHAIIVTNLKPATIYKYQIVSQNPGGTAVDSGYFITQSESTGATQVYFNTTVDTTVSIGENAKGSQHFETLLLNRIDSAKYSIDITLWDFDYYTSISNALINAKNRGVSVRFVYNHTSNTPLINSLLANGIPVLKREYDTTFSMHNKFWIFDYRFNHDSVHKYLWTGSANVSHAQFHTSRNNVIVIQDEALCAAYTREFEEMWGSHTNLPDSANARFGDRKVDNVPHIFNVAGVRMEVYFSPSDSVCAFLSDLILTKPQQSLYFCMLKFQLPAIENVLHVDFNNGIEIKGVFDSTDSKLANSAYPRMKGLLVPNTWNPAADVFIDTIPGLVHHKYMIIDADFPGGNKITSTGSFNWETPANIGNDENSITIFDARINNLYYQEFIKRYHESGGLLLTNIQNENKVQFPRLGQNYPNPFDLNTDIDYQVTMPGNVKIVVYDIVGHEVQTLVNEVLMPGTYKTSFDGSLLQDGVYFYKIYSGDYSEAKRMLLLK
- a CDS encoding MFS transporter produces the protein MKVEFARHPLVQFKQFRIFFTGRMLSSVGDKFFTITLAWWIISQGQQDSKLHLGILMALNVLPAVLLGSVMGTLADRFSRKKCMQLANFIRFSLITGLTVLYFTNTLSMSLLYVMVFAISTFVPLFESSAQSSLRNLSDEESVSQVVALNSTSIYLSNILGAMMGGIMIATIGIGWALAFNAGCYFFSFVLMSFIRLDSKSTALKEKFSEQLKQGFRFLKMNKPILYMLLIFASLNLFAAPLTLIIPMIVKFELKETAHWLALLDGSFALGAGITAMILSFRKSYSSIYLTIFLALFTMGLSMVLVGLTPIKYVLIAEFLVIGSTLAITNAIVITLFQRHVPDAMKGRFFSLQVSIATAVIPLAYLLNGLMAQSMAVQTMLFINGGLTVVAAIPILFIPRISNKL
- a CDS encoding ATP-binding protein, with product MEDLRISARNDISLIKAVMAGAVAYAQTIGFSGKECSHIELILEEVLSNIIKYEYLPGQQGLIETEMQTTTLGIGITLKTTGIPMDTDAIKTFEHVKIEDILYHDAHGLGMLLIKNLADNVVYTNKGKEGQAIWIEKYLPHKHINHDEALPPAPEDPVEEAARVNFYIRRIKPEESPVISRLAYYTYNLTYIYDHIYYPERVRQLNEKGELMSYVAVNTANEEIVGHCALIKDDLSEMREMAVAFVNPAYRGSGCLKELSKYQLAEIEKMGADGVFVHAVTTHPYSQKAAMSMGLGESALFISRLTVLKMNKLNTENENRESLLFQCSFFKTRQHKNVFAPPHHRDMITKILKNIGVDIELCETAAKPNGNDSEMNSAIETKSDAYLCGHIFVKQYGNDIQKRISKTLKAYCVSRIETVYLYLPLDSPETAQQCSAFEALGFFFGGLRPGNDGSIWLLLQYLNNQKYDYESLRFCSPFGQELMDYIRNLDPNTENE